DNA sequence from the Oryza brachyantha chromosome 5, ObraRS2, whole genome shotgun sequence genome:
ACGTGGCTTCTGCCGtcctttttaacttttaacccTTTTAAAAGGCAGTGTCATGATGAAATTCTTCAAGGATTAATGGATAGTGAACCGTCTCACTCCAGCATCACATAACTTAAGACTCTAAATTTCCTAGCAGAAAAGATAGCATAAGAGGTGCTTAAGAGgcgggaaaaaaaatgaagatatacatttttttagtctcATTTTGCATGTATATGCATACCGACTCTAATTTGCAAAACTATAGATGTGCTGCGGGATGAGATGTGGTGCCACGCCGCCGATCCCTGTGTCTATTCCACAGGAGAGGGTCAGGCTGGTGCCATGGGGTGGTTGCGCGGCACTGGCTGGCGGCAGTGGCAGGCAATGGCAGGGGCAGGCTGGTGCTGCGCAGTGGTAGCGCGGCACTGCAATGGCACTCGATGGGAGCACGGTATCACCACGGTGCCATGTCGCCAGGGTGCAGATGTATATCTAACTTTttcttgtgtgtgtatatacttGTAAAACCgacaaaaaaatgtatattttaaaatctttATCCTTAAGAGGCACAGTTGTGAAATTTCAGGGACCTATGTGGCATCTTAAGCAATGAACAGATGGCATAAATCGCTCAACCGAGCAGGGATGGACATAATTGACAGGATCATGTCTATGAACGTTATGATTTTAATCTAATAAGCACACCATAAGACACATGACGTAGTTTGGAAATGCTTCCTGTGCATTACGCtacttttgcaaaaatattagACTATGATACAAACCTGACATGTTATTGCTATTGATGCAGCTCTCTTGCAGGCGATTTCATGGTTAGCAATTGCCCTCTGGCCAGCTATTTCTCTTCCAGTTCTTACCATTTTTCTCCTCTTGAGCAACTTTGGTGCGTCCATATGTGAGGTTGCCAATGATGCCATTGTAGCAGAAGCTGGGAAGCAAACGACCTCATCCTCAGGGTCAGGTCAGCTTCAATCCTTTGCTTGGATGTTTGGTTCATCTGCTGGTGCTTTAGGAAATCTTGTTGGTGGCATTGCTCTCAGCTACTTTTCTCCAAAAATcatgtttctcttttttgcGATCCTTCTCGTGCTCCAGTTCTGCACTACTGTGGCTATACCTGAAAGCTCCCTCCAACTCCCAAAGCCAGACACTAATCTATCAGCTCTCTCCAGCATCCGTAAGCAAATCAAAGAGCTGTCATGTGCGCTGTGCATGCCTGAGATATTTTGGTCTGTCATATGGTTTTCAGTGTCCTATGCTGTCATACCATTTCTACTTGGGACCATGTTCTTCTATcagactgaagttttaagacTTGACTCATCAGTTATCGGTCTGTCCAAGGTTTTTGGACAAGTAGCTCTGTTAGCTTGGAGCGTGgcatacaataaatacttcaAAACAACACCTGCACGGAAGGTCCTATCGGCTCTGCAGTTTCTTACAGCTCTCATAATGCTGTCAGATGTGCTATTTGTCCAGGGTGTATACAGAAACTTCGGAATACCAGATTCCATGTACACAATTGTGTTCTCAGGGCTGTTGGAGGGTCTAATGTTGTTCAAGGTGCTGCCCTTCAGTGTTCTTGTTGCAAAACTTTGCCCTTCAGGGTGTGAGGGATCGGTTATGGCTTTTGTCATGTCTGCGCTTGCCCTCGCAACTATAATCAGTGGCTATCTTGGGGTTGCACTTGCTGAATTCATGGGAGTATCTGGAGGTGATTTCTCAGCATTGCCTACTTGCCTGTTAATTGAAGCTGCATGCACAGTGCTGCCACTTTGTATCTCCTCATTGATaaaagaaaggagagaaaaggagaagaaagaagaatagAATTCATCTATAGGATTCGATGAGGTTGGATTGGTGCTTGTTATACTTTACCAGTTTACTCTCATCTTTGGAGCCATATGGAGTTGTCGATAGTTCAGTTTGAAGATTTGAACATAGCTCATGGAAACAATATAGAAGGGTAGGTCCCTCGAGAGGTTTTCAGTGTTTATCGAGAATTATGTTCAACGTAAAGGGCATATATGTACCTATATTTGTGTTACCATTTTTCTATAGATCAAGTATTATTTCTGTAACTAGTATTAGTATTCTTTTTtgtatgttattttgtttttgtagaTCAAACAATACAGTCATGTTCTGTGCCTCTTACAAGAGTTTTGCATTCCTACCTTGTGCCCATGTGACCAACTGAAATGGGCATGTTTCTTTATGATGGGCCTCAGTTATTGGAAATCTACGATATTCTAGTGTAGTGAAACTTAAAGGtaaaaataatagataaaaaattatgcatatattattaaatttgctAGTGTTTATACAATAAAACCAATCAAAACACGGCGAACAATCCATGGGACATTTATTGCTGATGTTCAAAATGCAATCAGCCTTCGTTGCTAAGTACCTGGAAATCAGCACCGATTGGCAGATGGTCACTAGGATGGTGAAAATTGGGTAGCCCTCCCTGGACATCGGCTGAATCCCCTTGTGGTATACGAAGTAGGCTGGTAGGTTTTATTGAACTGCCGTCCGACAAAAATATGTAATCCAGTGTTCCTGTAAAACCAGGAGTGCAGTTGGTGAACTCTGGCTCCCCTCCATTCGCAGCATAAAGGCTGCGTAATTTGATCGCCGGGGCTTCGTCCGTAGATTCAGAGTTAGCTGTTACGAGGTAGTTGTATACCTGGAAATGACAGTGACATATTAGAGAGGTGGAACATCATGTTGTAAGGTCATCTGTAACACAGTCTGATGTAAATACAAAACAGTATGTGATGCTTTCGAAAGTCTGTAAAGTTTTAAAGAACATACATAGCAAACGCAGAGCATACCATGTCACCGGGAGTTGAGTTGAAGTCACCAGCAATTATTACTGAAGGTTTACAGTCAAATTTATTCGAGATAAGTTTCTCAAACTGAGAAACTCTTGAAAGAAGATACTTTGCTTGAGCCAATTTTACATCGATCCATTCAGGATCCCTACAGAATCAGAAAAATATGAGCAGGGGATTCAATgcagatatataaataaaacagagagatggcttaaaaaatattagagatTTCTGGCACTTTTACTTGCCAATATATATGAGTGTTCGCCATAATTAAAATGTGATCACAAGGGTCGTTAAGCTTGAAAGCAGCAAGTAAACCAACACAGTCACGCTTCAATCTGAAACGTGGATCATTTGGATCTCCATGCTTGTTATTATCCGTCTTCTTGCTTGCTTCTGAAAAAGGAATATTGCCGAATTAACTTGTGTAAAGCATCATACTAGCCAACTCAAACTCATGCACCAGATGTAAAATAAGTACAGCACGCAGTTGGGCAAATGTGTGCCCTCGCTATAGCATTGTAATGATAAAGGTCCAAAGATAGAATCATAATAGTGAAGGCCAAAAGAATCTGTGTGCTTCATGAGCTGGGATTTTAAGTTTGAATGTCTGTCTACTTCTTTTTCCAAGATATGGCAAGGTAGTTTGTATGTTTTAACTTGTAAGTCGTTTAGCCCAGTTCACAACTTTAACCATCACCTCTCACGAAAGAAGTACCACAATGATTCACAGGATAGTATCAAGTTGAGCAGCTGATCCATTACCTTCCGTTGGTGAAGAATTATTTGATGTAACAGTATTTACATGATCAGTATGAACATATTTTTCCACTAAATCGTTGTAATGGATTGCTTCCTTCTGGACTAGTTCCATGCTACAAAGTAAGAATGGCCCAAAAAGGGGGATACTGAAAAGTTAGTTTGCAACtcaatcaaaatatttgtaaatactttatctttcttttttttttctcattggCACCActtgtttgaattttgaaacaatATACATACCTTTTTGGTTTATAGAATATCCCACATCCATCCCGTTTGTCCCCAGATCGTTGAATGTAAATACTTGAATATCCAGAATTCTCCATGTTTTTCCTGTAGAAAGTTTCATACTCATCCAACTCCTGTGCAAACCACAAGTCCACAATGAAAATAAGTCATAAAAATGTTCTAAACTCCACATTAATATAGGTCATGCCTAAATTTGAAACAATACAGCCATATGAAGTAATATGTAATGTTCCCAATGTTCGCTCATGAATGAATAGAAGAGTAATTAATTTGTGTTCAGCATAATGGAGGaaaactattattttttaaaacattataaTAGCCAAAACTATCTACTACCCTTATGTCCATTATGTTCTGTTTTGAAAAAGGAACATTGTGTATCAGGTTACAATCTGTTATGTTGATAACTTGAAATGATCCCTTTATGCCAGAGGTTAGATCATAGACAAGGCAATCAATGTTACAGTTTTTCTATTCATTTCTTTCTTGGATGATACTTTTCAATCCattaaacaaaaatttgaGCATGTTACATAAAGCCTAGATAGAACCAAATAAGACATAATAggatgagaaaatctaaaaaatatcattgacaaacatctaagtctaagaaatgtcattgacgaatgttagttctaagaaatgttatcgtataaacgaatttgtctgagaaatatcATCGCCGTTAAGGTTCCGTCCATTTCTGCCATTAAATATACCgttcatactatagcacttcATGTAGAAAAGTTAACGGAACCTTAACGGCGAtagcatttcttagacaaatttgtttgtacaaTGGCAATTTATAGAACTCTGATTTGTCAatagcatttcttagaattaagtttttgtcaatggtatttgttagattttctctaataGGATCTAAAAAAAGTTcacatcatatatattacttacAAGGCATGACCACATAACAAAAAGGAGTTGCTTGAAACATCACAACTAAGTCCAACCTGTATGCACATGAGGTCAGCTTCGAAGCTCTTGAGTTCTGATAGAACAGCTTTAGACCGAGCTTTCCACCTGTTTCCAAAACATGAGGGGAAGCATATGGTCCACAAAAGAGTAGGGACTagaatggaaatggaaatTGTATACAGCcacaaaactaaacaagcaCGCTGATGCATCAATGGTTTGATACTTTTAAGGTGAATGAGCATATTTTGCTCTGTATTGGTCCTACAGATTCTGAGAATGGAGCCCAagtctgtcccataatataaatacaaacagCATATCGGAAAGCTTGCTATTGGTAGAACCTGAAACTACTCCATATTAACCTTTGTGTGCAGAATGTAAAGCATGCTTTAACTTGTACTATGATAGTTaattcatagaaatatacttaggttaaaaaaaagcaattgGCTTGTAAGTGGTTAGCAATAAAGTTTTGGTTAATGCAATCTTCTGAGCCTTCCTTCAGGGCATCATATTCAAGCAGGCATCATATTTGCTTTGTCAATTAGTATATTCCATTATTACAAGCCGAATTGCATTCCACACATAATAATAATCAGACCATATAAGATTTTCACAGC
Encoded proteins:
- the LOC102714831 gene encoding probable folate-biopterin transporter 7, with translation MEKEKKMEVEKVRVEATRRWVIGVGFWVQGFRLFPWLGVNFFLKDGMGVAASSLQILQASANLPMVAKPLLGLLSDAVPIRGYRRLPYVAIGALLQAISWLAIALWPAISLPVLTIFLLLSNFGASICEVANDAIVAEAGKQTTSSSGSGQLQSFAWMFGSSAGALGNLVGGIALSYFSPKIMFLFFAILLVLQFCTTVAIPESSLQLPKPDTNLSALSSIRKQIKELSCALCMPEIFWSVIWFSVSYAVIPFLLGTMFFYQTEVLRLDSSVIGLSKVFGQVALLAWSVAYNKYFKTTPARKVLSALQFLTALIMLSDVLFVQGVYRNFGIPDSMYTIVFSGLLEGLMLFKVLPFSVLVAKLCPSGCEGSVMAFVMSALALATIISGYLGVALAEFMGVSGGDFSALPTCLLIEAACTVLPLCISSLIKERREKEKKEE
- the LOC102715112 gene encoding carbon catabolite repressor protein 4 homolog 4 translates to MLKLQTARAASLPLFRLRPSSPIPGGCRRRLPFVPICKRRMGTQAQPSFAPLPTARPESDAGAAGYQFRLVSYNILAQVYVKSAFFPHSPSACLKWKARSKAVLSELKSFEADLMCIQELDEYETFYRKNMENSGYSSIYIQRSGDKRDGCGIFYKPKSMELVQKEAIHYNDLVEKYVHTDHVNTVTSNNSSPTEEASKKTDNNKHGDPNDPRFRLKRDCVGLLAAFKLNDPCDHILIMANTHIYWDPEWIDVKLAQAKYLLSRVSQFEKLISNKFDCKPSVIIAGDFNSTPGDMVYNYLVTANSESTDEAPAIKLRSLYAANGGEPEFTNCTPGFTGTLDYIFLSDGSSIKPTSLLRIPQGDSADVQGGLPNFHHPSDHLPIGADFQVLSNEG